One genomic region from Lathamus discolor isolate bLatDis1 chromosome 9, bLatDis1.hap1, whole genome shotgun sequence encodes:
- the DRP2 gene encoding dystrophin-related protein 2 has product MQPLVMQEWPYALPQCPEWHDTEQVQRSSTARVLSQVEASQDGAGPSCVTPWAVSGAAGPRAPLEMNLCWNEIKKKSHSLRARLEAFSDHSGKLQVPLQEIIDWLGQKDEELSAQLPLRGDVVLVQQEKETHAAFMEEVKSRGPYIYSVLESAQAFLSQHPFEELEEPTSESKDVSPRHRIQNISRFVWKQANVASELWEKLTARCVDQHRHIERTLEQLLEIKGAMEELSTTLDQAESVHETWEPIGDLFIDSLPEHIQSTKLFKEELSPMKDGVKVVNDLAHQLAISDVHLSMENSRTLEQINTRWKQLQASINERLKQLQDAHRDFGPGSQHFLSSSVQVPWERAISPNKVPYYINHQAQTTCWDHPKMTELYQTLADLNNIKFSAYRTAMKLRRVQKALRLDMVTLATALEIFNEHDLQPSDRAMDVVEVIHCLTALYERLEEERGILVNVPLCVDMSLNWLLNVFDSGRSGKMRALSFKTGIACLCGTEVKEKFQYLFSQVASAGGLCDQRHLGVLLHEAIQVPRQLGEVAAFGGSNVEPSIRSCFRFSNGKPAIEVSQFLEWANLEPQSMVWLAVLHRVTMAEQVKHQTKCSVCRQCPIKGFRYRSLKQFNVDICQTCFLTGRASKGNKLHYPIMEYYTPTTSSENMRDFATTLKNKFRSKQYFSKHPQRGYLPVQSVLEADFSETPASSPMLPHADTHSRIEHFASRLAEMESQNCSFFSDSLSPDDSLDEDQYLLRHSSPITDREPGGSQPVPGSLNMDDKGELERILAHLEDENRILQGELRRLKWQHDEAVESPTLATSSPESMQDPCNDELLAEARILRQHKSRLETRMQILEDHNKQLESQLHRLRELLLQPPAESEGNGSAASSLASSPHQSEGSQAKEREHNTPDTETADEVEAKTQEVSVCLEDIMEKLRSAFPNSRGMTSLI; this is encoded by the exons ATGCAGCCCCTGGTGATGCAGGAATGGCCCTATGCCCTCCCACAATGTCCTGAGTGGCACGACACAGAGCAGGTACAGCGCAGCAGCACTGCCCGTGTGCTGTCTCAG GTTGAAGCCTCACAGGATGGCGCAGGACCCTCGTGTGTAACGCCCTGGGCTGTGAGCGGTGCTGCAGGGCCGCGGGCCCCTCTGGAGATGAATCTTTGCTGGAACGAGATCAAGAAGAAATCCCACAGCCTGCG ggctCGGCTGGAGGCCTTTTCCGACCACAGTGGGAAGCTGCAGGTGCCTCTCCAGGAGATCATAGACTGGCTGGGGCAGAAGGATGAGGAGCTCTCGGCACAGCTGCCCCTGCGGGGGGACGTTGTCCTGgtgcagcaggagaaggagacCCACGCG GCTTTCATGGAGGAAGTGAAGTCTCGGGGACCGTACATTTACTCTGTCTTGGAGTCAGCACAGGCCTTCCTTTCCCAGCATCCGTTTGAGGAATTAGAAGAACCaacttcagaaagcaaag ATGTGTCTCCCCGGCACCGCATCCAGAACATCAGCCGCTTTGTCTGGAAGCAGGCGAATGTGGCCAGCGAGCTATGGGAGAAGCTCACAGCGCGCTGCGTGGACCAGCACCGACACATTGAACGgacactggagcagctcctggagaTTAAAGGGGCCATGGAGGAGCTCAGCACTACACTGGACCAGGCTGAAAGCGTGCATGAAACCTGGGAACCCATTGGGGACCTCTTCATTGACTCCTTGCCAGAGCACATCCAGTCGACCAAG CTGTTCAAAGAGGAGCTCTCCCCCATGAAGGACGGGGTGAAAGTGGTCAATGACCTTGCACACCAGCTTGCCATCTCAGATGTCCACTTATCCATGGAGAATTCCCGTACCCTGGAGCAGATCAACACACGCTGGAAGCAGCTGCAG GCCTCCATAAACGAACGCCTGAAGCAGCTCCAAGATGCCCACCGGGACTTCGGACCAGGCTCCCAGCACTTCCTCTCCT CCTCTGTGCAGGTTCCCTGGGAGCGAGCCATTTCCCCCAACAAAGTGCCATACTACATCAA CCACCAGGCCCAGACAACGTGCTGGGACCACCCAAAGATGACGGAGCTGTACCAGACGCTGG CGGATTTGAACAACATCAAGTTCTCAGCGTATCGGACGGCTATGAAGCTGCGACGGGTACAAAAAGCCTTGAGAT TGGATATGGTGACCCTGGCCACAGCCTTGGAAATCTTCAATGAGCACGACCTGCAGCCCAGCGACCGAGCGATGGACGTGGTGGAGGTCATCCACTGCCTGACCGCCCTCTATgagaggctggaggaggagcgGGGCATCCTGGTCAACGTGCCGCTCTGCGTGGACATGAGCCTCAACTGGCTGCTCAATGTCTTTGACAG TGGCCGCAGTGGGAAGATGAGGGCTCTCTCCTTCAAGACGGGGATTGCATGTCTGTGCGGGACAGAGGTCAAGGAGAAGTTCCAGT ATCTCTTCAGCCAAGTGGCCAGCGCCGGGGGGCTGTGTGACCAGCGGCACCTCGGCGTCCTGCTCCACGAGGCCATCCAGGTCCCGCGCCAGCTGGGGGAAGTGGCGGCGTTCGGAGGCAGCAACGTGGAGCCCAGCATCCGCAGCTGCTTCCGCTTC AGCAACGGGAAGCCCGCCATCGAGGTATCCCAGTtcctggagtgggccaacctgGAGCCGCAGTCCATGGTGTGGCTGGCGGTGCTGCATCGGGTCACCATGGCTGAGCAGGTGAAGCATCAGACCAAGTGCTCAGTCTGCCGGCAGTGCCCCATCAAAGGCTTCAG GTATCGGAGCCTGAAGCAGTTCAATGTGGATATCTGCCAGACTTGCTTCCTCACTGGACGAGCCAGCAAGGGCAACAAGCTGCACTACCCCATCATGGAGTACTACACCCCG ACCACATCCAGTGAGAACATGAGGGACTTCGCCACAACGCTGAAGAACAAGTTTCGGTCCAAGCAGTACTTCAGCAAGCACCCGCAGAGAGGTTACCTGCCCGTCCAGTCCGTCCTTGAGGCTGACTTCTCCGAGAC ACCAGCCTCCTCCCCGATGCTGCCGCATGCCGATACCCACTCCCGGATAGAGCACTTTGCCAGCAG GCTTGCAGAGATGGAAAGCCAGAATTGTTCCTTCTTCAGTGACAGCCTGTCCCCTGATGATAGCCT GGACGAGGACCAGTACCTGCTGCGCCATTCCAGCCCCATCACTGACAGAGAGCCCGGGggcagccagcccgtgccaggAAGCCTCAACATGGACGACAAGGGAGAGCTGGAGCGAATCCTGGCCCACTTAGAGGACGAGAACAG GATCCTCCAGGGAGAGCTGAGACGTTTGAAGTGGCAGCACGATGAGGCGGTGGAGTCTCCAACCTTGGCTACAAGCTCCCCCGAATCCATGCAAGACCCATGTAACGATGAGCTCCTGGCGGAAGCACGAATCCTCCGGCAGCACAAGAGCCGCCTGGAGACCCGCATGCAGATCCTGGAGGACCACAACAAGCAGCTGGAGTCCCAGCTGCACCggctgagggagctgctgctgcag CCTCCAGCAGAGTCAGAGGGCAACGGTTCAGCAGCCTCTTCCTTGGCTTCATCTCCACATCAGTCTGAAGGCAGCCAGGCAAAGGAGAGAGAGCACAACACCCCTGACACTGAAACTGCCG atGAGGTGGAAGCCAAAACCCAGGAGGTCAGCGTGTGCCTGGAAGACATCATGGAGAAGCTGCGCAGCGCCTTCCCCAACTCTCGAG GTATGACCTCCCTTATCTAA